The genomic DNA TTTGTACATGGAAAAGAAGTGGAAGAAAATTAAGGGCCTCCACTCACCCTGCTTTCTCTTTTCAATCTAAACAACTGTGTAATTTGTGTCTGGACTTGGCACTGGAATATATGACATAATACACAGCTTGCAAAGTTGCAAGCCATGACTCTTCTACCACAACCAGACTGAGAAGTGGCTAAGCAGCCACCCTCCCTCCTTGACTCACCCCTCTTGCCCCTCAGGAGAAGTGATGGACCATCAACAATAAcaaatttaaggaaataaattaaaaaaaaaaaaaaaaaaaaaaaaaaaaaaaaaaaaaaaaaataaaatgaagacCCCACAAAAAAACTTGGGCCCAGGAAGCCATTAGTAGACTGCTTCTACACCCTTTAAGCAACCACCGAAATACTGAACCAGGAACCCATTTTCGCCTGGTATGAGTATTGACCTACTCATTGCTTATGACCGTCATAAGCAAATTTGAAAAATTCAACTCCAGCATATAGCCTCCATCTGTTCAAATGCATAACTGAATTAGTAATGAGATGGATCTCGAAGTTTCTGCAGTTGTTTAGTTTGACCAAATCAGAAAGTGTATGTGTACATGCAGATGTTTGACACAGTTTGTACATTCCTCTTGAGATGAATAGAGTGAATAGAATGAATATGGTGGTCATTGTATGTAGAGGACAGAAAATATAGGACAAACATACAGGAAGTTTAAATCCTAGAAAATGAGGCACATGACAGCAAAGGGGGTTCTTCCTATTCCCAACAACATGCAATTAAAAGATATAAGCATTATTGGCATTACCTTCGATTTTATGCACATTAAGTTGACAACGAAGCGAGAGCAACAGATGAGTTCCTCGTTCGAAGTTCCACATTCCGCAGATCATGAAGACTTTCTAAAATTTCTTGAAGAAGATGAATTCCTTTGTCTCCTTTCTTCAAGGAATTGATGCAGAGCTTGACAAACTCTCTGTCGCCCTCAAGAGCATCTAGCCTCTCATAAAGGTTGTCGACATCTTCCATGATTGCAAGCTTCTGTGGATCTTCTACAATATTAGGAGGTGTTTCTGGAGCAGCATCAACTGCACCATCTGCGTGTTCATCACCTGCTGCATCAAAGAGAGGAAGAAGCCTCTTTCCTTTAATACCCAGACTCCTCGGTTCACCATTCAGCTTCCTGTCTTCTGGATTGTCTGAAAAACCATTCTCATAATCATGTAGGACACCATCCGTATCATGCCCTATGGATTTTGAATCTTGAGGATCTTCCTCATCTTCCATTGTAATAAGCTTTGCTTCCAACACCTTAAGTTGCTCAAGAATGGACAGCCTCTCTTCCTCGAAATCAGCCAATGATTCCTTAAGGGCGTTTAGGTGCTTTTCAGTTCCTTGGTCTGTCCCTGGACTTGGAACATCACCGGCAGGAAATCTTTGATGGTTTCCTTCAGGGTTATCAGCACACTCATTCTTCTCATGGGATTCAATCGAGAAGTCAACAATTATGTCTTCAGCACTTGAAGATGCAGAAGGTGTTTGACACCTGCCATTCACCTTATTGGACTCCATTTGTCTCCTCTTCTTGGCTTCAATACGCAGCAGTTTCTTTCTATACATTTCAAGATCCTTCTCTAACTCTTGGTTTTCCTTCTCCTTCTTGATCATGAGCTCATTGAGAAGCTGTAAAGCTTCCTGGTCATATTCTGATTGTTCCTCCATCATTCGCTGATATTGCAATGCTTCCATCTGCATAGCAGCTTTCTCTTCTTGAAGCCTGGTTATCATAGCCATAGTTTGGTTAGCAGCGATGGCAGCGGCACTTCTCTCTTCCTCAAGTTCAGCATACAATGCACTCAGGGCCTTTCGTTCTGCTTGTAGAGCAGCTTTAAGCTCATCCATATTCAATGTATCACAGCCTTCAAACTCACTGGCAACACTCCCATCAAGGGACTCTGTCACGGATTCTCTTCTGCCAATCAGGAACCTCTTACTCATACCTTGAATACCATCAGTATAATTTGGTGTCTCAGGTGCTCTATCCTCTTCAATCTCATGGTTCTCAGAAAATTCAGATATATGGTTCTCAGAAAATGCTGTTTCTTAAATAAACAAATGTGAATCTAGTTAGGCCATATGTTAGGCGCAGACAGTTGAAGatatatagtttttaaaaaaagtgAATATCTAGAACATCAAGCCAAAAGAATGATCATGAATTGTTACCTTGGTCCACGGTAGCCTTTTCATTATTCTCCACTGAGCCTTGATCTTGTGTGCTTTCTGAAACTAAAGTTGGCTTGTGAGTATCAGAACCTTCGATGTGTTCCTTGTCACATATCTCACTCCCTATTGATATATCAGAATTACTATCTGCACCGATAATAATATCCCTTCTCAGATTAATTAGAAAAATCCATGTGAGGAAGCAATATTTATTGAAGTTGATAAACGTGAATAAGGAACTTAACAAAATTGATAAAAGTTGCTTTCTTAAGAATGAACCATGCTACCTTTTGATTCAGGAAGATCTTTCTCACTCGGCCCTTCAAGTGTGATACCTGTTGTAGCCCGAGGAGCAATGACTTGTTGATCAGAAATGGGCTCTGAATAATGAGCAACCACAGAATTCTCGAGATGTATATCATCTGTTTCAGTCCTCATGCCTTGAGTCATAGAACATTCATGATCTTCAATACCTTCATCCATTTTTCCGGAAGATATTATTGTTTTCTCCTCCTCTGAAATGCTTTGTATATCTAGGGTCATAGTAGATTGTTGAGCTCTTTGTACCGCAGAAGAATACAATTCCTTCTCAATATTGCTCTTAGCATCATTAGGCCCTGCAGTTTGCTTCACTTCATTGAGTTCAGGAACCAACACAATCGGGATCTCGGTCATAGAGTCAATCAGCTCAATTGGGACCAATCGATCCTCCTCGGTGGCGCATATGTAACTTGGAGTGGAAGTGAGGACTTCAATGGATGCATCCTGCACCAAATGGCAAGCATCAGAGATAAGGgaagattcttcttcttcctccaaaaTAGCAGCGGTAGCGTGCTGCCCTTCGTTCTCATCCTCTTCATTCTtctgctcctcttcttctcctggaAATATCTCAGCTCTGTGGGAATCaaccacttcctcttcttccaacTTTTCCTTGCCCATGGTGGCGGATTTTTCAAGTACTTCTTGATCGTCGACTTCCACTTGATCGACCAAGTTCTCTGTCTGCACGTACTCCGCTAGGCCCCAAGACTGCTTGGCTAGGAAGTAGGACGAGTAGAACCCACTCTCCAGAACGACACCACAGCACGAGCATCGCAGATCCTTCTCCCCCTCCTCGCTCCTCTTCATCCACGACAGCAAGGCCGGCGCGCCAGCCGGCCTCGACGTCGTCGGGCAGCAATCCTCGCACATCTCCCCGACCTCCGCCAGCCTCCGGTGGCGGTCGCAATACCCCAACCCGGAAACCTCAGCGGCGTGGTCCGCGCACACGAGGTCGCGGCAGGCGCTGCCCAGTCTCCGGCGGCGGCCGCCGCCGTCGCTCTCGAAGATATGATCCACCCGCGAGCAGAAGACGCAGGGCGGCTGGAGGCCGAAGTAGGCGGCGAATCGGGCGATGAGGTAGGCGAATAACCCATTGAGGAGCAGAAGCGCGATCAGCGTCCATTCCAGAACGGCGTACACCAGTATGACCGCCAGCTTGTGGGTGTTCCGGTGCAAGTAAGTCGCGAACTTGTTGGCCGCCATGGACGTATAGATAATAGATCTATCTCCCGGCCCCTCCCTCTCTCACACTGCCTGATGCTACGGTCTGGCTGTGCTCATCAAAAGCTTGCTTCGACAGAGCCCCCGATCGAACACCAAGAAGAAGGCAAACAACAAAAAGGACGAGGAAGAGAtcgaaaggagaagaagaagcaaacctTCGTGAATTCTTCAATTCggcgagaggaggaagaggaggagccgAAGCGGACGAAAAGGGAAAGGAACTCAATGAGAAGGGATCAAATAAGCGGAACGGTCGAATAAGTTATGCTATTTACATATTGCCCCTTGTATTGTAATATAATTACATATTTACATAAATATTTGTTGTGCtgattataatttatttattttttaataattcagaTTTTCCATTGTTACTGTCTGGCTATTCCTATGATTAGTTGGTTACCGATCCAATCCCACGTAAGCTTTCAACTGATATCCGAAGGCACTATAGCATTACATAGAGAGCTTATCTTTGTAGTAGCCGCCGCCCTTGTAAAATTGTTCAAATGCTGTTGAGTACTCGTAAAGACaaaatttatgaaattttttaaattttttttacacatGGGTAACTCGAGTTTTCCATCAAATTCGATTCAATCCGAGATACTCTTAAGTATTCCCGCTAGTCTTACCATTTATCATACTAGGgtgtaatttatttatttatttatttatttttaccgaTTAAGGATAAgaatgtgattttttttatttttattagtgcaaaacaaaatcattttgaagcaataaaataagtaaaaaaatattattttttccaataAAGCAATGAAAATTTAGCACCTTGGCTTCACATAACAAAATTGAACCATCTTTTGACTGGAAATATTAATTCATAATTCACATTGTAACTGGAAAATATtacaactattttttaaaatattgctTTTAAAAAAGGAAACCGTCAGATTTACTTTATTGCTATTAAATCAGCTTTGAATTGCGGCACACGTCAGGATCCCGTGCCTGCGCATTAGAAAACTAGATTTTACAATTTCGATCTGACGATGCTGGAGACCTCATCGTGGCTAATAATTCGGTCTTCGTGTGATGGCTCACGGATTTTAAGCTATTTGGCAGAGCAGACTCTGCAGAGGATCCCAGtcctgtttattattattattatttttaaaaaaattgtctaAAAGCTGCGGACAACAAGTAATATAATTTTACCTTTGAAAAAGTCTTTTTAtgtttattaaatataattttaattgaattaattaatttgtcgCATTGAAATTATCTCCAAATAAGACCCCACGGGTACTCTGTATCTTATAATTGTCAatgtttttataaataataattatagtgcatctcttttaatttcttaaacatttatctcttatttttttatattattttaataaaaaaataagataaaaaagGTAACAAAAATTGATATTATCCGATCTTATAAAATTTAACTATATCCTCTTtgccattttttaaaaataagactaaaaaaataattttacaataaacTTCATATAACTTTCTTCCAATTGAAGATAAAAAGATATcgagtaaatattttttttagaaaaaaaaaggaatgtTAACGTTATAGGTTAATCATTTCTTGTGGATTGATTCCgaaaatattatcaattaattacATGGATTACTTAAAGGACGGTGTTGGGATTAAAATATAGAGAGACATGGATTCCACTCACACCTAGAAAGACGAGCAAAGAATGAAACTGGAATATTCTATTCTACCAACAAAAGCGTGCTCCTCTTCATCATCGTCATGCTCTTCTTATTCCAcatcatttaaaataaattaaaacataGTTAAGATTGACACTCGGACTCGTGAGAGCTGTTTATAAATAGAATgggtaggatatatatatataattctgttCGGAATTTGAGTCGGATGAAGGTCGGGTGAATTATTATTGTCGTTGACAGAGGGACAGCTGAGATACCTTACTTATATGCACTTTCAAAAATAGactcccacgtggcgttgacAGACGGCAATAACTGAGCTGACGGTACctgagctctgcgcacactcaggtGAGCACACAAGCGTCAGAGGCTAAAAATCAGGAAAAAAGTCCTCGgagtaggccctccgacgctcaagtcaggtacttttttcccagaaaaACAGCGTATGAAAGAAAAAGGAAGTAGAAGATAAGTGCAGATGTGCGAGAGAATGTACCTACGAAAGGAAgaggatctccctttttatatgacagtgtgtACTTTCTAGAGTTCGACTGGTGTCAGAGAATATCGAGAGTCAGGATTTGTCGGGTGCTGGAAGACACGTGGCCTCCTCCTGTAGCTTGAAGGAAGGTTTCATTCGCAGATGATTGCAGACCgttggaatattctctgacacaaAATAATTATTCTTTGACagacggttacgattccctgaccttgttgtcCTATAGTGTCTCCTGTCCTGACCGAGTATGAATAGAGCAGCTCGGGATGATCAATTGGGTATAATACTTGGCCTAAACCTTGGGGCCCCGAGAGTTGTAGAGAGATTGTCTAAGAGTCGACCGGTACTTGACTGACCGAGCGTTATCTTTACTGAGAGAACTCAGCTTAGATATAACCAGGCCATGAGCCTCGACTAGCCTGATCCAAATCAAGTATCACCCCAACCGTCTGCCCGGTCGTAGATCAGGGTATCTCAGATCTGGAGTTTTGGTTCGTGAGAACCCGTCCGGGAATCATGTTGCTGACATCATCATCCGGTCCTACTTCCTCTCTCCAGACCTATTGACTTCCATATCCCCTCGACTTCTGACTTTCACGTCCCATTGACTTCTAACTGTCACGTCCTCTTGATTTCTGATTATCACGTCTCCTTAACTTCTGACTACCATGTTATCAGACCACacctttatgcaccgtatcaatatATATTTATACTTGTTTATTTAACATTAAACATAAATAAACTCTTTCAATATttgattcattacatagtcttACTTTTCTCTCAATAAAGAAGTCTGCAGTCTGCTGCACAAGTTTTGATTGCGAAAAGAAtgacttggtaaagtaattaatAGCGTCATTGTTAGATAAGTatagtcaaaatatttttttaatcaagatTAAGATGCGATTAAGATTGAACTGGTGGACAAGTATCGCTTGCAGGCATGCTATGTAACAATACAAAACATGCATCAAAAAGTTTCAGGTCTACAGAAAACAATGAAGAAGCTTGTGACAGAGTAACTCGCAAGCAAAAATTCATCGTCGGAGACTAACAGATAGATCATCGGATCTAGAACAAGGTAACATGTAGATTGTGTTCAGAGGTGCACCTAATTAGGAACAGTCAGGGTGTCTGTCTGATGTGCTAACTTGCTCCAGCATTTTGTGTACCTCAGCCATTGTTGGTCTTTCTGATGGATCTGATTCTAGACACTTCTCTGCTATATCGAATACTCGCTTTACTTCTTCGATCGGATACCATTCCAAAGCTCGATCGATCGCGTGTTGTTCTTTGTTCACTTCGATTATTCCTTTTACCTACACAAAGCATGCATCACAAGGGAAGAACATGCCTATAAGAAACAACTCAATTCACATCAATTTTACCCACCCAGGTCACTAGTTTTGTTCCTTCTTCGATAAATGATTCATCTGATGGCCTTTTCCCAGTTAAAAGCTCGAGCAAAACCACACCAAAGCTGTAAACATCTCCTTT from Zingiber officinale cultivar Zhangliang chromosome 4A, Zo_v1.1, whole genome shotgun sequence includes the following:
- the LOC121970252 gene encoding myosin-binding protein 3-like isoform X2; translated protein: MAANKFATYLHRNTHKLAVILVYAVLEWTLIALLLLNGLFAYLIARFAAYFGLQPPCVFCSRVDHIFESDGGGRRRRLGSACRDLVCADHAAEVSGLGYCDRHRRLAEVGEMCEDCCPTTSRPAGAPALLSWMKRSEEGEKDLRCSCCGVVLESGFYSSYFLAKQSWGLAEYVQTENLVDQVEVDDQEVLEKSATMGKEKLEEEEVVDSHRAEIFPGEEEEQKNEEDENEGQHATAAILEEEEESSLISDACHLVQDASIEVLTSTPSYICATEEDRLVPIELIDSMTEIPIVLVPELNEVKQTAGPNDAKSNIEKELYSSAVQRAQQSTMTLDIQSISEEEKTIISSGKMDEGIEDHECSMTQGMRTETDDIHLENSVVAHYSEPISDQQVIAPRATTGITLEGPSEKDLPESKDSNSDISIGSEICDKEHIEGSDTHKPTLVSESTQDQGSVENNEKATVDQAFSENHISEFSENHEIEEDRAPETPNYTDGIQGMSKRFLIGRRESVTESLDGSVASEFEGCDTLNMDELKAALQAERKALSALYAELEEERSAAAIAANQTMAMITRLQEEKAAMQMEALQYQRMMEEQSEYDQEALQLLNELMIKKEKENQELEKDLEMYRKKLLRIEAKKRRQMESNKVNGRCQTPSASSSAEDIIVDFSIESHEKNECADNPEGNHQRFPAGDVPSPGTDQGTEKHLNALKESLADFEEERLSILEQLKVLEAKLITMEDEEDPQDSKSIGHDTDGVLHDYENGFSDNPEDRKLNGEPRSLGIKGKRLLPLFDAAGDEHADGAVDAAPETPPNIVEDPQKLAIMEDVDNLYERLDALEGDREFVKLCINSLKKGDKGIHLLQEILESLHDLRNVELRTRNSSVALASLST
- the LOC121970252 gene encoding myosin-binding protein 2-like isoform X1, whose amino-acid sequence is MAANKFATYLHRNTHKLAVILVYAVLEWTLIALLLLNGLFAYLIARFAAYFGLQPPCVFCSRVDHIFESDGGGRRRRLGSACRDLVCADHAAEVSGLGYCDRHRRLAEVGEMCEDCCPTTSRPAGAPALLSWMKRSEEGEKDLRCSCCGVVLESGFYSSYFLAKQSWGLAEYVQTENLVDQVEVDDQEVLEKSATMGKEKLEEEEVVDSHRAEIFPGEEEEQKNEEDENEGQHATAAILEEEEESSLISDACHLVQDASIEVLTSTPSYICATEEDRLVPIELIDSMTEIPIVLVPELNEVKQTAGPNDAKSNIEKELYSSAVQRAQQSTMTLDIQSISEEEKTIISSGKMDEGIEDHECSMTQGMRTETDDIHLENSVVAHYSEPISDQQVIAPRATTGITLEGPSEKDLPESKDSNSDISIGSEICDKEHIEGSDTHKPTLVSESTQDQGSVENNEKATVDQETAFSENHISEFSENHEIEEDRAPETPNYTDGIQGMSKRFLIGRRESVTESLDGSVASEFEGCDTLNMDELKAALQAERKALSALYAELEEERSAAAIAANQTMAMITRLQEEKAAMQMEALQYQRMMEEQSEYDQEALQLLNELMIKKEKENQELEKDLEMYRKKLLRIEAKKRRQMESNKVNGRCQTPSASSSAEDIIVDFSIESHEKNECADNPEGNHQRFPAGDVPSPGTDQGTEKHLNALKESLADFEEERLSILEQLKVLEAKLITMEDEEDPQDSKSIGHDTDGVLHDYENGFSDNPEDRKLNGEPRSLGIKGKRLLPLFDAAGDEHADGAVDAAPETPPNIVEDPQKLAIMEDVDNLYERLDALEGDREFVKLCINSLKKGDKGIHLLQEILESLHDLRNVELRTRNSSVALASLST